A single window of Vibrio sp. SCSIO 43137 DNA harbors:
- the mglC gene encoding galactose/methyl galactoside ABC transporter permease MglC: protein MDTLKNFAMKYLKEGAIYAVLLILLAVIIIQEPSFLSLRNFSNILTQSSVRVIIALGVAGLIVTQGTDLSAGRQVGLAAVISATLLQAMDNVNKVFPDLIEMPIIGVVIIVCVVGALIGLMNGIIVAYLKVTPFIATLGSMIIVYGINSLYYDSVGASPIAGFDEGFSEFTQGFIRLGDFRFSYITFYAIVAIGFMWVLWNKTVFGKNIFAVGGNPEAAKVSGVNVPLTLLKVYALSGVFYAFGGMLEAGRIGSATNNLGFLYELDAIAACVVGGVSFAGGVGSIAGVVTGVLIFTVINYGMTYIGVSPYWQYIIKGSIIVFAVAIDSMKHANKK from the coding sequence ATGGATACGTTAAAGAACTTTGCAATGAAGTACCTGAAAGAAGGTGCAATTTACGCAGTATTGTTGATTCTGCTAGCAGTTATTATTATTCAAGAGCCTTCTTTTTTAAGCTTAAGAAATTTTAGTAATATTCTCACACAATCATCTGTGCGTGTAATTATTGCTCTTGGAGTGGCTGGACTAATAGTTACCCAAGGTACAGACTTATCTGCAGGTAGACAGGTAGGATTAGCGGCAGTTATATCTGCTACTTTATTGCAAGCTATGGATAATGTTAATAAGGTCTTTCCAGACCTTATAGAAATGCCAATAATTGGTGTTGTAATTATCGTTTGTGTAGTTGGTGCGCTCATCGGCTTGATGAATGGTATCATTGTAGCTTACTTAAAGGTAACACCATTTATAGCTACTTTGGGCTCAATGATAATCGTATATGGCATAAATTCTCTTTATTATGACAGTGTAGGTGCTTCACCAATCGCAGGTTTTGATGAGGGTTTTTCAGAGTTTACGCAAGGGTTCATTCGACTAGGCGATTTTAGGTTCTCATATATTACTTTTTACGCGATAGTGGCCATTGGCTTTATGTGGGTTCTCTGGAATAAAACAGTGTTTGGTAAAAACATTTTTGCTGTAGGTGGCAACCCAGAGGCAGCAAAGGTATCAGGCGTTAACGTCCCTCTTACTCTATTGAAAGTATATGCATTGTCAGGTGTTTTCTACGCTTTTGGTGGTATGTTAGAAGCAGGCCGTATAGGTAGTGCGACCAACAACCTAGGTTTCCTATATGAACTGGATGCAATCGCCGCTTGTGTAGTTGGTGGTGTTTCTTTTGCTGGCGGTGTAGGAAGTATTGCTGGTGTTGTGACTGGTGTTTTAATATTTACAGTTATAAACTATGGAATGACATATATAGGCGTAAGCCCTTACTGGCAATATATTATTAAGGGTTCAATAATTGTATTTGCAGTTGCGATCGACTCTATGAAGCATGCCAACAAAAAATAA
- a CDS encoding anaerobic sulfatase maturase, which yields MNTSSNTTSTNCHVMAKPSGSICNLDCEYCFYLEKEKLYPERNENWRMSDETMEMFIRQQIEAQSGHDVDIAWQGGEPTLMGVEFFEKAAVLAKKYSNGKRIHHAFQTNGILINDEWCELFKRHDFLIGISIDGPEELHDKYRVTRSGKVSHHKVMRGIGYLKKHGVPFNTLTVVNNFNAFKPIEVYRFLKSIGSSYMQFIPLVEQQAVDINDGELTLVPPEFDKDSKVTKWSVPSWQYGEFLNQIFDEWVRKDVGKVFVQTFDSTLSSWCNQPAGICIFSPTCGNAFALEANGDLYCCDHFVYPEFKLGNIHQQSVNEMNNSDKAVKFGKDKKERLTADCQKCKFRFACHGGCPKHRFIVSDKGFPFQNYLCKGYLHYFEHTAPYMAAMRDLVKSGHHVSEVIRMVKASDNKQIIAKVGRNVFCPCGSGKKYKQCCGKNK from the coding sequence ATGAATACTTCGTCTAACACCACATCCACTAATTGCCATGTAATGGCGAAACCTTCTGGCTCGATTTGTAATTTAGATTGTGAGTATTGTTTTTACCTTGAAAAAGAGAAGTTATATCCGGAACGTAATGAAAACTGGAGGATGAGTGATGAAACTATGGAAATGTTCATCCGTCAGCAGATAGAGGCACAAAGTGGGCATGATGTAGATATTGCATGGCAGGGAGGTGAACCAACTCTTATGGGGGTAGAGTTTTTCGAAAAAGCCGCTGTACTTGCTAAAAAGTACAGTAATGGTAAGCGGATTCACCATGCATTTCAAACTAACGGCATACTTATTAACGATGAATGGTGTGAATTGTTTAAGCGCCATGATTTTCTCATAGGTATTTCTATTGACGGGCCCGAGGAATTACATGACAAATATCGCGTTACACGCTCCGGTAAAGTAAGTCACCATAAAGTTATGCGTGGGATAGGGTACCTTAAAAAACATGGTGTTCCCTTCAATACACTTACGGTGGTCAACAACTTTAATGCCTTTAAGCCGATAGAGGTTTACCGTTTTCTTAAATCTATAGGCTCTTCTTACATGCAGTTTATTCCTTTAGTGGAGCAGCAAGCAGTAGATATCAATGATGGAGAGCTTACCCTTGTTCCTCCAGAATTTGACAAAGACTCAAAAGTAACTAAGTGGTCTGTGCCCTCTTGGCAGTATGGTGAATTTCTGAACCAGATTTTCGATGAATGGGTAAGGAAGGATGTAGGTAAGGTTTTTGTTCAAACATTCGATAGCACGTTGTCAAGTTGGTGTAATCAACCGGCTGGTATTTGTATTTTTTCTCCAACGTGTGGAAATGCTTTCGCGTTAGAGGCGAACGGTGACCTTTATTGCTGCGATCATTTTGTTTATCCCGAATTCAAATTAGGGAATATTCACCAACAGAGTGTGAATGAAATGAACAACAGTGACAAGGCTGTGAAATTTGGGAAGGACAAGAAGGAACGTTTGACTGCCGACTGCCAGAAATGTAAGTTTCGATTTGCGTGCCATGGAGGGTGTCCGAAACATAGATTCATTGTTTCCGATAAAGGTTTCCCATTCCAAAATTATCTTTGTAAAGGCTATCTGCATTATTTCGAGCATACTGCCCCCTATATGGCTGCGATGAGAGACTTAGTTAAGTCTGGTCATCATGTATCAGAAGTAATACGGATGGTTAAAGCAAGTGACAACAAACAGATTATTGCTAAGGTGGGAAGGAACGTTTTTTGCCCATGTGGGAGTGGAAAGAAATATAAACAGTGTTGTGGAAAGAACAAGTGA
- a CDS encoding Crp/Fnr family transcriptional regulator: MNSEFSKLLGDNIYIRKETVEKNQVIYQANDRASGFYFLELGMVGLYKVTEKGKEHLIRVYGAGEYFGYRSLFSNEHYHLTTRSLQPSTFQHIHASGLNAIYQHAPDLVQLLVTSVCRELGEAENRLSNIAAFDAKIRVLDSIVELFGRFEDYPWTSREIAEYSGTETQTVIRLCKQLKYKNLLNPNIRGVKPVDLRLLKNYRADLVKN, encoded by the coding sequence ATGAACTCTGAATTTTCAAAGTTATTAGGTGACAACATTTATATTCGCAAAGAAACAGTAGAAAAAAATCAGGTTATCTATCAAGCAAATGATCGAGCGTCTGGTTTCTATTTTCTTGAGCTTGGGATGGTTGGTTTGTATAAGGTCACGGAAAAAGGTAAAGAGCACCTTATCCGTGTCTATGGTGCTGGGGAATATTTTGGATATCGCTCTTTGTTCAGCAATGAGCATTACCACTTAACGACTAGAAGCCTTCAACCAAGTACTTTTCAACATATCCATGCTTCAGGGCTAAATGCCATCTATCAACATGCACCAGATTTAGTACAACTACTTGTTACTTCAGTTTGCCGTGAGTTAGGAGAAGCAGAGAATCGCTTATCTAATATTGCAGCATTTGATGCTAAAATCCGGGTACTTGATTCGATAGTTGAACTGTTTGGTAGGTTTGAAGATTATCCTTGGACAAGTCGAGAGATAGCAGAGTATTCAGGAACAGAAACCCAAACAGTAATCAGACTCTGTAAACAGTTGAAATACAAAAATTTACTTAACCCAAATATCAGAGGAGTAAAGCCAGTTGATCTTCGGTTATTGAAAAATTATCGTGCTGATCTTGTTAAAAATTGA
- a CDS encoding sulfite exporter TauE/SafE family protein produces MDILLTLFSFDCLIKVILGFFIGLCLGLTGVGGGVLIIPILQVVFGMPVVMAVGTASIISSIVKANAGLSHIIAGNVEWRALRWMLLGAVPATFITTEVIIELYKNPVTEQFVSQTIELAIITIMLLSLYSIYRKYKVAIGISSVRPHSNKMALSAGITCGTVLGSTGIGGGVMLLPAFNTLLGVSIKKSVGSSLVMALVLSSLTALIYSRSGQSDITTAFLMSLGAFIGVPVAMRVIKKLDDKNIYAITVFIISISLLMIVTK; encoded by the coding sequence ATGGATATATTATTGACATTATTTAGTTTTGATTGTCTTATTAAAGTTATACTGGGCTTTTTTATAGGTTTATGCCTTGGCTTGACTGGTGTGGGCGGTGGAGTGCTAATCATCCCAATACTTCAAGTTGTTTTTGGTATGCCGGTAGTGATGGCAGTTGGAACGGCTAGCATCATTTCTTCTATAGTCAAAGCAAATGCAGGGTTGTCTCATATAATTGCTGGGAATGTAGAGTGGAGAGCACTTAGATGGATGTTATTAGGTGCTGTACCTGCGACATTCATTACTACTGAAGTGATTATAGAGCTGTATAAAAACCCGGTAACTGAACAATTTGTTAGCCAGACAATCGAATTAGCAATTATAACTATCATGCTGCTTTCTTTATACTCTATCTATAGAAAATACAAAGTTGCGATTGGAATCTCTTCTGTCCGACCACATTCGAATAAGATGGCTTTATCTGCAGGTATTACCTGCGGTACTGTTTTAGGATCAACAGGAATTGGAGGAGGTGTGATGTTACTGCCTGCTTTTAACACACTTCTTGGAGTAAGCATTAAGAAGTCGGTAGGTTCTTCTTTAGTTATGGCATTAGTTCTTTCCAGCCTAACCGCTTTAATTTATAGCAGAAGTGGGCAAAGTGATATAACTACAGCTTTCTTGATGTCATTAGGCGCATTTATAGGCGTTCCTGTAGCAATGCGAGTAATAAAGAAACTAGATGATAAAAA